Proteins from a genomic interval of Sporolactobacillus sp. Y61:
- the opp3C gene encoding oligopeptide ABC transporter permease — protein sequence MSATNTEVTKEMFVPAEIDHSVSEQITGESISTTRDGLRRFLQNKGAVISLIILIALVVMALIGPHFNNYDIDDQDLERVNLPAKITALSWIPLFDGKEQGVDVYQEKNIKTDFWFGTDSLGRDLWTRTWKGTQISLFIALVAALVDLFIGVTYGGISGYFGGATDTIMQRIVEIISGIPNLVWIILLILIMQPGLFAITVSILATSWVSMSRIVRGEMLKLKNQEFALASRTLGASHGRIILRHLIPNSMGMIIVNTMFSIPSAIFFEAFLSFIGLGIRQPGASLGTLINTGYEVLQLHPYQTFFPGVIISLLMICFNIMGNGIRDAFDPKLRN from the coding sequence ATGAGTGCAACGAACACAGAAGTGACCAAAGAAATGTTTGTCCCGGCTGAAATTGATCATTCAGTCAGTGAACAGATTACCGGCGAAAGCATCAGTACGACAAGGGATGGGCTCCGGCGTTTCCTCCAGAATAAAGGTGCGGTCATTTCACTGATTATCCTTATTGCCCTCGTTGTGATGGCACTTATCGGACCACACTTCAATAATTACGATATTGATGATCAGGATCTGGAGCGTGTCAACCTGCCGGCTAAGATTACTGCACTGTCATGGATTCCGCTGTTTGATGGTAAAGAACAGGGCGTAGACGTCTATCAGGAAAAAAACATAAAGACAGATTTCTGGTTTGGCACAGATTCTCTTGGCCGTGACTTATGGACAAGAACCTGGAAGGGAACGCAAATCTCTCTTTTTATCGCTCTTGTTGCGGCACTGGTTGATCTGTTCATTGGTGTCACTTATGGGGGCATCTCCGGATATTTTGGCGGAGCAACCGATACGATCATGCAGCGAATCGTCGAGATTATTTCAGGTATTCCAAATCTTGTGTGGATCATTTTACTTATTCTGATCATGCAGCCGGGATTATTTGCGATTACTGTCTCTATTCTTGCCACAAGCTGGGTTTCTATGTCCCGAATCGTCCGGGGAGAAATGCTTAAGCTGAAGAATCAGGAATTTGCACTGGCGTCCAGAACACTTGGAGCGAGTCATGGGCGAATTATTTTACGTCACCTGATACCCAATTCGATGGGTATGATTATCGTGAACACAATGTTCTCCATTCCAAGCGCTATTTTCTTTGAGGCTTTTCTCAGCTTTATCGGCCTCGGCATCCGTCAGCCGGGCGCTTCACTGGGTACTCTGATCAATACCGGGTATGAAGTGCTGCAGCTGCACCCTTATCAGACATTCTTTCCGGGTGTTATCATTTCTTTGCTGATGATCTGCTTTAACATCATGGGTAACGGGATTCGTGACGCATTCGATCCGAAGCTGAGAAACTAA
- a CDS encoding ABC transporter ATP-binding protein: protein MDHLLELKNLTVHFNLFNATVQAVRDVSFHLDKGETLAIVGESGSGKSVTSKAIMGLIPNPPGEITSGEIIYNGHDLAKYSKKQMQRVRGKEISMIFQDPMTALNPTMKVGKQIMESLIKHQNMSRQEARTRTVELLKLVGIPKPESRVDNYPHQFSGGMRQRVVIAIALACNPQILIADEPTTALDVTIQAQILDLMRDLQQKTGTAIILITHDLGVVANLAQRVAVMYGGKIVETGTLDEIFYKPKHPYTWGLLSSMPKLHAKTDKLTAIPGSPPDLSDPPKGCPFAPRCPYAMKVCTDHMPDYTELSATQKTACWLLDDRAPKVDPPQSIGVGGKA, encoded by the coding sequence ATGGATCATTTACTGGAACTCAAAAATCTGACAGTTCATTTTAATCTATTTAATGCCACGGTACAGGCTGTTCGCGATGTCAGCTTTCATCTGGATAAGGGAGAGACACTCGCTATCGTCGGTGAGTCCGGATCGGGCAAATCAGTGACATCAAAAGCCATTATGGGATTAATTCCAAATCCCCCTGGTGAAATTACGTCCGGAGAAATTATATATAATGGCCATGATCTGGCAAAATACTCAAAAAAACAGATGCAACGGGTCAGAGGTAAAGAAATATCGATGATCTTTCAGGATCCGATGACTGCCCTGAACCCAACCATGAAAGTCGGAAAGCAGATCATGGAGAGTCTGATCAAACATCAGAATATGTCCAGACAGGAGGCACGCACCAGAACCGTTGAGTTACTTAAACTGGTTGGCATCCCAAAACCTGAAAGCCGTGTGGATAATTATCCACATCAGTTTTCAGGAGGGATGAGACAGCGCGTGGTCATTGCCATTGCTCTGGCGTGCAATCCGCAAATATTGATTGCAGATGAACCAACAACGGCACTGGATGTCACTATTCAGGCTCAGATTCTCGATCTGATGCGTGATCTGCAGCAGAAGACCGGCACAGCCATCATTTTGATTACACATGATCTGGGCGTTGTCGCAAATCTGGCTCAACGTGTGGCTGTCATGTATGGCGGTAAAATAGTTGAAACAGGCACACTGGATGAAATTTTTTATAAACCGAAACATCCGTATACATGGGGGCTGTTGTCGTCCATGCCAAAACTGCATGCAAAAACAGATAAACTGACAGCAATCCCCGGCTCTCCGCCTGATCTCAGTGATCCTCCAAAAGGCTGCCCTTTTGCTCCGAGATGTCCGTATGCGATGAAAGTGTGCACCGATCACATGCCGGATTATACCGAGTTGTCAGCAACACAAAAGACAGCCTGCTGGCTGCTGGATGATCGTGCACCGAAAGTCGATCCGCCTCAGTCGATCGGTGTAGGAGGGAAAGCGTAA
- a CDS encoding oligopeptide/dipeptide ABC transporter ATP-binding protein produces MVEKNEKLLEVKDLKKYFKVGHKEVLKAVDDVTFDIYKGETLGLVGESGCGKSTTGRTIIRLYEPTGGKIIFDGKDISGKISRNTRHQLTRRMQMIFQDPYASLNPRMMVKDLIAEGLDIHHMVNSNRERLDKVYEMLETVGLNKEHANRFPNEFSGGQRQRIGIARALAVDPDFVIADEPISALDVSIQAQVVNLLQELQEKHGLTFLFIAHDLSMVKHISDRVGVMYLGNMAELATSDEVYNHPLHPYTQSLLSAIPVADPEVERSRERIILQGDVPSPIDPPSGCRFRTRCPFAMDICAKVKPRWHEVEKGHWVACHLHDEEVKDKAAN; encoded by the coding sequence ATGGTGGAAAAGAATGAAAAGCTTCTTGAAGTAAAAGATCTGAAAAAATACTTTAAAGTCGGCCATAAAGAAGTCCTGAAAGCAGTCGATGATGTCACTTTTGATATCTATAAAGGTGAAACGCTGGGACTGGTTGGCGAGTCCGGGTGTGGTAAATCCACAACAGGACGTACGATTATTCGCTTATATGAACCAACAGGCGGTAAAATCATCTTTGATGGAAAAGATATCAGTGGGAAGATCTCCCGCAATACGAGACATCAGCTGACAAGAAGAATGCAGATGATTTTCCAGGATCCGTATGCCTCGCTGAATCCAAGAATGATGGTTAAAGATCTTATTGCTGAAGGACTCGATATTCATCATATGGTGAATTCAAATCGAGAAAGGCTGGATAAGGTTTATGAAATGCTTGAAACAGTTGGCCTGAATAAGGAGCATGCCAACCGTTTCCCGAACGAATTCAGTGGAGGGCAGCGGCAGCGAATAGGCATTGCACGGGCACTCGCGGTAGATCCTGATTTTGTTATCGCAGACGAACCGATCTCAGCACTTGATGTTTCTATTCAGGCACAGGTCGTGAACCTGCTTCAGGAATTGCAGGAGAAACATGGGCTGACCTTCCTGTTTATTGCCCATGACCTTTCAATGGTAAAGCATATCAGCGATCGTGTAGGCGTCATGTATCTCGGGAATATGGCAGAGCTGGCGACCAGTGATGAAGTGTACAATCATCCGCTTCATCCTTATACACAGTCACTTCTCTCAGCTATTCCTGTAGCTGATCCTGAAGTGGAACGTTCGCGGGAACGGATTATCCTTCAGGGAGATGTGCCGAGCCCAATTGATCCGCCGAGCGGCTGCCGGTTCCGGACACGCTGCCCATTTGCCATGGACATCTGTGCGAAGGTTAAACCCAGATGGCATGAAGTTGAAAAGGGACACTGGGTTGCCTGTCATCTTCATGATGAAGAAGTGAAAGATAAGGCGGCAAATTAA
- the spxA gene encoding transcriptional regulator SpxA — MVILYTSPSCTSCRKAKAWLKAHDIPFKERNIFSEPLSIEEIKEILRMTEDGTDEIISTRSKAFQELNINLDTMSIQDLFELIRDNPGLLRRPIMLDDKRLQVGYNDDEIRRFLPRKVRTFQLHEAQRLVN; from the coding sequence ATGGTTATACTATATACATCTCCAAGCTGCACATCGTGCAGAAAAGCAAAAGCATGGTTGAAAGCCCACGACATCCCATTCAAGGAGAGGAATATTTTTTCCGAACCTCTATCGATTGAAGAAATTAAGGAAATACTTCGAATGACCGAAGATGGAACAGATGAGATTATTTCAACGCGTTCGAAAGCATTCCAGGAATTGAACATAAACCTTGATACTATGTCTATTCAGGACCTGTTTGAGTTGATCAGAGATAATCCGGGATTACTGCGTCGCCCGATTATGCTTGATGATAAACGACTCCAGGTCGGTTACAATGATGACGAAATTCGCCGCTTCCTGCCGCGTAAGGTACGTACATTCCAGTTACATGAAGCGCAGCGTCTCGTCAACTGA
- a CDS encoding TerC family protein — protein sequence MPFEPDVLLFIMKIIFIDIILGGDNAIVIALACRKLPEKQRNKAILIGTGLAVLVRISLTAIIVSLLSIPYLLFIGGIFLIMIAFRLITSKEEKHHITAGPSLFGAVRTIVIADVVMGLDNMLAIAGAARGHIGYIAIGLIISVPIIIWGSKLILTAMEKLPILIYGGGAVLVYTASEMILSEPKLEHVVALLPHAAHLLPVILILLVIFCGWMFNRKSTGFTTGR from the coding sequence ATGCCCTTTGAGCCTGACGTTCTGCTGTTTATTATGAAGATCATCTTCATTGATATCATACTCGGCGGTGATAATGCGATCGTGATTGCACTCGCCTGCCGGAAACTCCCTGAGAAGCAGCGCAATAAAGCCATTCTTATCGGAACCGGTCTTGCTGTCCTCGTTCGAATCAGCCTGACGGCAATCATTGTTTCATTACTTAGCATTCCTTACCTTCTGTTTATCGGTGGTATCTTTCTGATTATGATTGCTTTCCGCCTGATCACAAGCAAAGAAGAAAAACATCATATTACAGCCGGACCCTCCCTCTTCGGAGCCGTACGTACGATTGTCATCGCTGATGTCGTTATGGGGCTTGATAATATGCTGGCTATTGCCGGGGCAGCCAGAGGCCATATTGGCTATATTGCCATCGGATTAATCATTTCGGTTCCAATTATTATCTGGGGCAGTAAGCTTATTCTGACCGCAATGGAGAAACTCCCGATCCTGATATACGGCGGCGGTGCCGTCCTGGTTTATACAGCATCAGAAATGATACTCAGCGAACCCAAACTCGAACACGTGGTTGCGCTCTTACCTCATGCAGCACATCTTCTTCCGGTCATTCTGATTTTGCTTGTCATCTTTTGTGGCTGGATGTTCAATAGAAAATCTACCGGTTTCACGACTGGAAGATGA
- the mecA gene encoding adaptor protein MecA, translating into MKIERINENTLKFYISYLDIEDRGFDREEIWYNRERSEELFWQMMDEAHSQESFSLEGPLWIQVQALEKGMEIIVTRAQIMKKGLTPQLPEPAGNNHEKDQTEKLDQLTDKHSAARQENIPVNGEGKEHLSEDDSEDLSFVFNFKEFEDMISLSHAFKPHPETEMDLYVYQGKYFLNVTFSDQLPEEEQDDDLSRILEYGLESNLTTAMLEEYGKKLISQSALQVIKKHFPLLK; encoded by the coding sequence ATGAAAATAGAAAGAATTAATGAAAATACCCTGAAATTTTATATCAGCTATCTGGATATTGAAGATCGCGGATTTGATCGTGAGGAAATCTGGTATAACAGGGAAAGAAGTGAAGAACTGTTCTGGCAAATGATGGATGAGGCACACAGTCAGGAATCTTTTTCTCTCGAGGGACCTCTGTGGATACAGGTACAGGCATTAGAGAAGGGCATGGAGATCATTGTGACCCGCGCGCAGATTATGAAAAAAGGACTCACTCCTCAACTGCCTGAGCCTGCCGGCAACAACCATGAAAAAGATCAGACTGAAAAACTCGATCAGCTGACAGATAAGCATTCTGCTGCCAGACAGGAAAATATACCGGTGAACGGTGAGGGTAAAGAACATCTTTCAGAAGATGATTCGGAAGATCTGTCGTTTGTATTTAACTTTAAAGAATTTGAAGATATGATTTCACTCAGTCATGCTTTTAAACCCCATCCGGAGACAGAGATGGATCTCTATGTTTATCAGGGAAAGTACTTTCTGAATGTAACATTTTCTGATCAGCTTCCGGAAGAAGAGCAGGATGATGATCTGAGCCGGATTCTGGAATATGGACTTGAGAGTAACCTGACGACAGCCATGCTTGAGGAGTATGGTAAAAAACTGATCAGTCAATCTGCACTCCAGGTGATAAAAAAACATTTTCCCTTATTAAAATAA
- a CDS encoding competence protein CoiA family protein: protein MISGKSEAMLVALRDNGQVLSLVSSSLSRRELMMMRDRENFSCPVCGSPVRLKLGLQKKWHFSHYAKDQCIVESEPESEIHLTGKSDLFKWTRDNGHQAELEYYLKEIRQRPDIFLPGIQPEAIEYQCSSITETTLSDRTAGYRQLGIRPVWIMGGCRKKKKGSYLSLSGFEPLTMAYNRQDGHPFVSSYFVCYYFPSEKLLCFSGHIHSISKTQFISEEMYMPLQQIRPFHLIRPVLPFHPSSFMEKWVHYKRRQRLHVSAHTTESEMLLRVLAYQMRSNYAYFPAFVGIPHEHYVHLSSPPHLWQMWIYLIMSGNRRLWVTPEYLIHRSGGEKVKRFFRRRQLPLCPQISLKTIIKTYLNQLVFLNAVREKEGAYQLKDEAVRVAHDMDRLLQRDAAVLKALSERPDPSPVP from the coding sequence ATGATCAGTGGAAAGAGTGAGGCTATGCTTGTTGCGCTTCGGGATAATGGACAGGTGCTGTCCCTTGTTTCTTCCAGCCTCTCACGCCGGGAATTAATGATGATGCGTGACCGAGAAAATTTTAGCTGCCCGGTATGTGGTTCCCCTGTACGCCTGAAATTAGGTCTGCAGAAAAAATGGCATTTTTCCCACTACGCGAAAGATCAGTGTATTGTGGAGTCAGAACCGGAGTCCGAGATACATCTGACAGGAAAATCTGATTTATTTAAGTGGACAAGGGATAATGGACATCAGGCGGAACTGGAATACTATCTGAAGGAGATCCGCCAGCGTCCGGACATTTTTCTCCCGGGTATTCAGCCTGAAGCGATTGAGTATCAATGCAGTTCCATCACGGAAACAACCCTGTCGGATAGAACAGCCGGCTACCGGCAACTCGGCATTCGCCCGGTCTGGATCATGGGCGGCTGTCGTAAAAAGAAAAAGGGCAGTTATCTGTCGCTGTCGGGCTTTGAGCCACTGACCATGGCTTATAACAGACAAGACGGTCATCCCTTTGTTTCATCCTATTTCGTCTGCTATTATTTTCCTTCAGAAAAGCTGCTCTGTTTTTCCGGGCATATTCATTCCATATCAAAAACACAATTTATTTCCGAGGAAATGTATATGCCCTTACAGCAGATCAGACCTTTCCATCTGATCAGGCCGGTGCTGCCTTTTCATCCTTCTTCTTTTATGGAAAAATGGGTGCATTATAAAAGAAGACAGCGACTCCATGTATCGGCACATACGACGGAGTCAGAAATGTTATTGCGTGTGCTGGCTTATCAGATGAGGAGCAATTATGCTTATTTTCCGGCCTTCGTCGGCATTCCACATGAACATTATGTCCATCTCTCTTCGCCGCCCCATCTGTGGCAAATGTGGATCTATCTGATCATGAGCGGAAACCGCAGGCTATGGGTCACACCGGAATACCTGATCCACAGATCCGGAGGAGAAAAAGTTAAGCGTTTCTTCAGAAGGAGACAACTGCCGTTATGTCCGCAAATTTCTTTAAAAACAATAATAAAAACGTATCTGAATCAGCTTGTTTTTCTCAACGCAGTAAGGGAGAAGGAGGGGGCGTATCAGCTGAAGGATGAAGCGGTCCGTGTTGCGCATGATATGGACAGGCTCCTTCAGAGAGATGCCGCCGTCCTGAAAGCTCTTTCTGAACGGCCTGATCCTTCACCTGTGCCGTAA
- the pepF gene encoding oligoendopeptidase F has protein sequence MASQSTTELPKREDVPVKEKWDLEAIYPNIEAWEAAFSKVKELIGEVESYKGKAGQSSANLFTLLKKQDELTELLYKVYVYAHMKNDEDTANPTFQALHDRAGNLATVAGSRLAFIVPEILAINPEKLKEFIATNKDLQLYKHAIEEITRTRPHVLDAEKEALLAAAGDVADASSTTFGMLNNADLKFPKIKDEKGNETEITHGRYGRFMESDNRRVRKDTFEGIYQTYGSFKNTLASTLSGQIKRDNFYAQARHYRTAREAALFSNNIPEKVYDNLIAVVHKNLPLMYRYVALRKKTLKLDELHMYDLYAPLVPNVKIKVTYDEAQDIVLKGLAPLGEDYLDVIRDGFKKRWIDVRETQNKRSGGYSGGSYGTMPYILLNWQDNLNSVFTLAHELGHSMHSYYSRTNQPYPYSDYSIFVAEVASTCNEALLNYYLLHHTEDKKKKLFLLNHQLEGFKATVFRQTMFAEFEHLIHEKAREGVALTADFLTSQYYDLNKTYFGSDITVDKQIGLEWARIPHFYYNYYVYQYATGYSAASALSSQILNEGAPAVSRYKDYLKSGSSDYPIEVLKKAGVDMTDPRPIQQAMDHFAKVLDETESLMFQ, from the coding sequence ATGGCCAGTCAAAGTACAACAGAACTCCCGAAAAGGGAGGACGTACCCGTTAAAGAAAAATGGGATCTGGAAGCTATTTATCCCAATATTGAGGCATGGGAAGCTGCTTTCAGCAAAGTAAAAGAGTTGATTGGGGAAGTCGAGTCCTATAAGGGGAAAGCCGGCCAGTCTTCAGCAAACCTGTTTACCCTGTTGAAAAAGCAGGATGAACTGACTGAATTATTATACAAGGTTTACGTCTACGCGCATATGAAAAACGATGAAGACACTGCAAACCCGACCTTTCAGGCACTCCATGACCGTGCCGGAAATCTTGCCACGGTTGCCGGAAGTCGTCTGGCTTTTATCGTCCCGGAAATATTAGCTATTAATCCGGAAAAACTGAAAGAATTTATCGCGACAAATAAGGATTTGCAGCTTTATAAACATGCCATTGAGGAAATCACACGCACCCGTCCGCATGTTCTCGACGCGGAAAAAGAAGCCTTACTGGCAGCAGCCGGTGATGTCGCAGATGCCTCATCAACGACGTTTGGAATGCTGAATAATGCGGATCTGAAATTCCCGAAAATTAAGGATGAAAAGGGTAATGAGACAGAAATTACCCATGGTCGATACGGACGGTTTATGGAAAGTGATAACCGCAGGGTGAGAAAAGATACATTTGAAGGCATCTACCAGACGTATGGGTCTTTTAAAAATACGCTCGCGTCGACACTCAGCGGACAGATCAAAAGAGATAATTTCTATGCTCAGGCGAGACACTACAGAACAGCAAGGGAGGCTGCCCTGTTCAGTAACAACATTCCTGAAAAGGTATATGACAATTTAATCGCTGTCGTCCATAAAAATCTGCCTCTGATGTACCGCTATGTCGCTCTTCGGAAAAAAACGCTGAAACTTGATGAGCTCCATATGTACGATCTATATGCACCGCTTGTCCCGAATGTGAAGATCAAAGTGACCTACGATGAAGCTCAGGATATCGTTCTGAAAGGTCTTGCTCCTCTTGGCGAGGATTATCTGGATGTCATCAGGGACGGCTTTAAAAAACGCTGGATTGACGTCCGTGAAACACAAAATAAAAGAAGCGGAGGCTATTCAGGGGGAAGCTACGGGACAATGCCTTACATTCTGCTTAACTGGCAGGACAATTTGAACAGTGTCTTCACGCTTGCCCATGAACTTGGGCACTCCATGCACAGTTATTATTCCCGGACGAATCAGCCATACCCTTATTCGGATTATTCGATTTTTGTTGCAGAGGTAGCTTCAACATGTAATGAGGCACTGCTTAATTATTACCTGCTCCATCACACGGAGGATAAAAAGAAGAAACTCTTTCTGCTGAATCATCAGCTGGAGGGATTTAAGGCCACCGTGTTCCGGCAGACGATGTTTGCGGAGTTTGAACACTTGATTCATGAGAAAGCGCGCGAAGGGGTCGCCTTAACTGCAGATTTTCTGACAAGTCAATATTATGATCTGAATAAAACTTATTTTGGTTCAGATATCACGGTTGATAAACAGATCGGACTCGAGTGGGCAAGAATCCCTCATTTTTACTATAATTACTATGTATACCAGTACGCCACGGGATACAGTGCCGCTTCAGCGCTTTCCAGTCAGATCCTGAATGAAGGCGCCCCTGCGGTGTCACGGTATAAGGATTATCTGAAGTCGGGAAGTTCTGATTACCCGATTGAAGTCTTGAAAAAAGCGGGAGTAGATATGACAGATCCCCGACCCATTCAGCAGGCCATGGATCACTTCGCAAAAGTTCTTGATGAAACAGAATCATTAATGTTTCAATGA
- a CDS encoding DsbA family protein: protein MRLHKNRSFCEGSPGNMTCSSGIHSDKHVPCIDILAFIDPLCPECWGLEPAMKKFILEYHDYFKLRAVLTTKHDTTNQYQFSQVKKMAESWDKCARMTGMCCDSNVWLENPPSPYAIAIAIKAAEFQGSTAGNRFLRRIREQVFLEKKGLNRFEELLDVARLAKLNVEEFSNDFHSCRSIKALQADRRLANEMSITELPALLFTNLCTDDEAIKISGQYDYDVYVQILEDLLGDTPNPAPHPPLSEYFRKQLYLTTPEVAVVYDWSEEKALKELRKMQLLQIIEPVTIKSGEYWRYITNG, encoded by the coding sequence ATGAGATTACACAAAAACCGATCATTTTGTGAAGGGTCACCCGGAAACATGACTTGTTCCAGCGGTATTCATTCAGATAAACATGTTCCATGTATAGACATTCTGGCATTTATCGATCCTCTGTGTCCCGAATGCTGGGGCCTGGAGCCGGCAATGAAAAAGTTTATTTTAGAATATCATGATTATTTTAAGTTACGTGCGGTACTGACAACGAAACATGACACGACGAATCAATATCAGTTTTCACAGGTAAAAAAAATGGCTGAATCATGGGATAAATGTGCCCGCATGACGGGTATGTGCTGTGACAGTAATGTATGGCTTGAAAACCCGCCGTCACCCTACGCTATCGCTATAGCCATTAAAGCTGCGGAATTCCAGGGTTCTACGGCTGGAAACCGTTTCCTGCGCAGAATCCGCGAGCAGGTCTTTCTTGAAAAAAAAGGATTGAACAGGTTTGAAGAACTACTGGATGTCGCCAGACTCGCTAAATTGAATGTGGAAGAGTTTTCCAATGACTTTCACTCCTGCCGTTCAATCAAGGCCCTTCAGGCGGACCGGCGACTCGCAAATGAGATGTCCATTACTGAGCTTCCTGCGCTCCTCTTTACCAATCTCTGCACTGATGATGAAGCCATTAAGATAAGCGGACAGTATGATTATGACGTTTATGTCCAGATCCTGGAAGATCTGCTCGGCGACACACCGAATCCCGCTCCACACCCGCCGCTGTCAGAGTATTTCAGGAAACAGCTCTATCTCACAACCCCGGAAGTCGCTGTTGTCTATGACTGGAGTGAGGAGAAAGCATTGAAAGAGCTGCGAAAAATGCAGCTCCTTCAGATTATTGAACCCGTCACAATTAAAAGCGGTGAATACTGGAGGTATATTACAAACGGATAA
- a CDS encoding YitT family protein, with amino-acid sequence MGLKIDHVGDFLIKTGISLIAAFLCAMSMNLFLIPAQVYAAGINGAAQLMIDIMRDGFGIHLPIGLLILALNLPVAWLGWKKVGKSFTFFSFITVLLTSFFLTVIPVYPLSDDILLNAIFGGMISAVGVGLALKFGISTGGLDIIAVYLTRKNRNAASGKYFLILNGLIIIIAGAVYEWQYALYTLISRFVNSYVIDLIHTKYQKLTVIIVTRNKDAVIQAIRDRFDRGMTVIPSYGGFTGSGNTSILVVISHYELYQMEQLIKRTDPEAFTDILETNKIIGVFHTEEQQKAIQAQKHGEDKGIKSGAFEPVHAFHRIFPFQTK; translated from the coding sequence ATGGGATTGAAGATAGATCATGTTGGGGACTTTTTGATAAAAACAGGTATATCATTGATCGCTGCTTTTTTGTGTGCAATGAGTATGAATCTGTTTCTGATTCCCGCTCAGGTTTACGCGGCGGGCATTAACGGCGCGGCGCAGCTGATGATTGATATCATGCGGGACGGTTTCGGGATTCATCTCCCCATCGGGCTACTGATTTTAGCGTTAAACCTGCCGGTTGCATGGCTGGGCTGGAAAAAAGTCGGGAAGAGTTTCACCTTTTTCAGCTTTATCACGGTTTTACTGACCTCTTTCTTTCTGACCGTCATACCTGTATATCCGCTTTCAGACGATATCCTGCTTAATGCGATATTCGGCGGAATGATCTCAGCGGTCGGCGTCGGTCTGGCACTGAAATTTGGTATTTCAACGGGCGGGCTTGACATTATTGCCGTTTATCTGACAAGGAAAAACAGAAACGCAGCTTCGGGAAAATATTTTCTGATACTGAACGGACTGATTATTATCATTGCCGGCGCAGTCTATGAATGGCAGTATGCACTGTATACGCTGATATCCAGGTTTGTAAATAGCTATGTGATTGACCTGATTCATACAAAATATCAGAAACTGACCGTGATCATCGTGACTCGTAATAAAGATGCAGTGATTCAGGCGATTCGTGACCGGTTCGACCGTGGGATGACAGTTATTCCGTCGTACGGCGGATTTACAGGTTCAGGTAATACCTCTATTCTGGTGGTCATCAGTCATTATGAGCTTTATCAAATGGAGCAGTTGATTAAGCGGACAGATCCGGAGGCTTTTACCGATATTCTTGAGACGAATAAGATTATTGGTGTTTTTCATACTGAAGAGCAGCAGAAAGCCATACAGGCGCAGAAACACGGGGAGGATAAAGGGATAAAATCCGGCGCATTTGAGCCTGTGCACGCTTTTCACCGGATTTTCCCCTTCCAGACTAAATAA
- a CDS encoding LysR family transcriptional regulator: protein MEWQQIEYFQKVAELQHMTQAAEALSISQPALSRSIARLEEELGVSLFERQGRRIILNQYGKLFLVHVNRILKEFKDTRQEIKYLLDPEHGEVSLGFLHTLGVNILPDILSGFQKLHPGTKIKLYQNNNVSLLKQLQAGEIDLCLVHHSNEDPHIQWEKLWEEELFLMVPATHPLADKKSITLDEVKDDPIISMKKGFELRKIADKLCRKASFIPNIAFEGEEVTTLLGLVASGLGVALLPDQKDIDENKVKKIHVRWPGCTRQIGLSWYESRTLSPASKSFMKYIFTHYRN from the coding sequence ATGGAGTGGCAGCAGATCGAATACTTTCAAAAGGTCGCGGAACTGCAGCACATGACCCAGGCGGCCGAGGCGTTGTCCATTTCGCAGCCTGCACTAAGCAGATCCATCGCCCGCCTGGAAGAAGAACTGGGCGTCAGCCTGTTTGAACGACAGGGACGCCGCATTATCCTCAATCAGTACGGGAAACTGTTTCTGGTTCATGTGAACCGTATTCTAAAGGAATTCAAAGATACCAGGCAGGAGATAAAATATCTCCTTGATCCGGAGCATGGTGAAGTTTCCCTCGGCTTTCTCCACACACTGGGCGTGAATATTCTTCCTGACATCCTGAGCGGATTTCAAAAACTGCACCCGGGAACAAAAATCAAACTGTATCAAAATAATAATGTCTCCCTGCTCAAACAACTGCAGGCCGGTGAAATTGATCTTTGTCTGGTCCATCACTCCAATGAGGACCCGCATATCCAGTGGGAAAAATTGTGGGAGGAAGAACTGTTTCTGATGGTCCCCGCCACCCATCCGCTGGCAGATAAAAAATCGATCACACTGGATGAGGTCAAAGATGACCCGATTATTTCCATGAAAAAAGGGTTTGAACTGCGAAAAATTGCTGATAAACTATGCCGTAAAGCCAGCTTTATACCGAATATTGCGTTTGAAGGAGAAGAAGTCACCACACTTCTGGGGCTGGTTGCTTCCGGGCTTGGCGTCGCGCTGCTTCCCGATCAGAAGGACATCGACGAAAACAAAGTAAAAAAAATCCATGTCAGATGGCCGGGATGTACACGACAGATCGGACTTTCATGGTATGAATCAAGAACTCTTTCACCCGCCTCGAAGTCTTTTATGAAATATATCTTCACGCACTATCGGAACTGA